The Polyangium aurulentum genomic interval CGCGCGTCGAGGAGAGCCTCCTGCGCTGGAAGCCCGACGCGCGTCACCGCCTCATCGCGGTCTCCGCGAAGCTGCCCTCGCCTGGCGCGCAAGGCGTGCGCATCACGCCCAAGATCGGGCCCATCGCGCCGGGGCACGAGATGCAGACGCTCGCCCGATCGTGCGAATACGTCTGCGGCACCGACCGCGTCCAGAACCCCGATTACGACGTCGCTTCCCGCAAGGTCGCCGAGGCCGAGGCGCGCGCGCGCACAGCCGAGGGCGAGATCAAGCGCGCCAAGCGCGCGGTGGCCAAGGCGCGGCGCGAGCGGGACGAGCAGAACCGCGTCCACGACGGCACCGAGGCCGAGCTGCGCCGCATTCGCGCCGAGCGCGACCGCTGCATCTTCACGAAGTCGCTGAAGGACTGCAAGCCGCTCGAGGATCAGCTCGCAGAGGCGCAGCGCGCGCACGACGCGGCAAGCTCGCGCCTCGACGAGCTGCAGCTCGCGCTCCGCAACGCCGAAGGGGAGCTCTCGAGCGCCGAATTCAAAAAGGACAACGCGCAGCGAGACTGGCAGCGCAGCCTCGGGTGGCTGAAGACCACGCCCACCACCATCGCGGTCGACCGCGTCTGCACGCACAACTACGGCGTCTCGGTGCACACGTTCACCGCGTCGGTGTCGCTCGCGCTGCGGGCCCACGTGCTCGGCGAGCCGAGCCCGGTCGACCTGCCGCCGACGACGCACTCGACGCGCTCGGTCGACGAGGCGTTCCCGCCCGAATCGGGCCGCTGCGCCGCCGTGGCCGCGGGCGACCCGCTCACCCCGCCGGCCCTGCCCGCTGTCGAAGCCGCGCTCTCCGCGCGCGTGGTCGAGGAGATCCAGAGCCACGTGGGCGCCTGGTACGGCGGCTACGTGGACAGCTACAAGACCGATCACGAGACCGCAAAGGCGGCCGGGCGCGTCGAGGACGCGAACGAAGCGTACGTGCGGTATCTGCTGGTGGGGCCGGGTTTGTCGCCTTGATCCGGGGGGCTCACCGCTCGACGAGCGCCCTCCGCGCCGCTAACACCCGCTCCGCCGCCTTTTCCCCCGTCTCCGCCATCGCCGTCAAATGCCCCATCTTGCGCCCGACGCGCGCCTCGGCCTTGCCATAGAGGTGCAGCTTCACGTCCGGGTACGCGAGGGACTTTTCCCAGCGCGGCTCGCCCTCCTCCCATAGATCGCCGAGCAGGTTCGCCATCGCCGCGGGCCGGAGCAACGCGGGGTCGCCGAGCGGCAAACCGCACACGGCCCGCAATTGCTGCTCGAACTGGTCCGTCACGCAGGCGTCGACTGTGTAATGCCCCGAGTTGTGCGGCCGCGGCGCCAGCTCGTTCACGATCAGATCGCCATTGCCGAGGTGGAACATCTCGACCGCCAGGACGCCCACCACGTCGAGCGCCTGGGCCACGTCCCGGGCCAGCTCGACCGCCCGCGCCCGCGTCCGGTCCGTGATATCGGCAGGCGCGACGCTCACGTCGAGGATATGGCGCGCATGCCGGTTCTCCGTGACCGGAAACGCCGCCATCTCCCCGCTCGCCCCGCGCGCAATCACCACGCTCAGCTCGCACGAGAAGGGCACGAACGCCTCCAGCACGCCGAGGGTTTGCCCCATGGTCGCGAAGGCTCGCGCCGCCTCGGCCGGATCGTCGATGCGCACCTGACCTTTGCCGTCGTAGCCGAACGTCGCCGTCTTGAGCACGGCCGGGGTGCCAATGCGGGCGAGCGCTCCCCGCAGCTCCTCCACGCTCTGCACGGCCGCGAAGCGCGCCACGGGGAAGCCGTGCCCCTCCAGAAACGTCTTTTCGCGCAGCCGGTGCCGGCAGGTGTCGAGCACCGTGGGCGAAGGGTGCACCGGCTTCAGCTCGCTCACCGCGGCGAGCGTCTCCGACGGGACGTTCTCGAACTCGAAGGTCACGACGTCCACCGCCTCGGCAAAGCGCCGCGCCGTATCGACGTCCTCGTACGGCGCGATCCACTCGACGTCGGCCACCTGCCCCGCGGGGCAATCGCGCGCGGGGTCGAGCGCGTGCACACGATAGCCCATGCGCCGCGCCGCGATCGCGAACATGCGGCCGAGCTGGCCGCCGCCGAGGATGCCGATGGTCCGGCCGGGGAGGATGAGGGCGGGGTTCGTCATGGCGTCATACCTGGCTCTCGAGCGCAGCCTTGGTTTGCTCGGCGCGGAAGGCGCGGATCCGCTCGCGCAGCGCCGCGTCCTCGAGCGCGAGGATCTCCGAGGCCAGGAGGGCCGCGTTCTTCGCGCCCGCCTCGCCGATCGCGAGCGTGCCGACCGGCACGCCGCCGGGCATCTGGACGATGGAGAGCAGCGAATCGAGGCCGCTGAGCGCCTTCGATTGCACGGGCACGCCGAGCACCGGCAAGATCGTCTTGGCCGCGACCATGCCCGGCAGGTGCGCCGCTCCCCCCGCGCCGGCGATGATCACCTTGAGGCCCCTCGCCTCGGCCTCCTCGGCGTAGGTGAACATGAGATCGGGCGTGCGGTGGGCGGAGACCACGCGCATCTCATGAGGCACCTCGAGCCGATCGAGGATCTCCGCGGCCTTGCGGAGCGTGGGCGCGTCGCTCGAGCTGCCCATGATGATGCCGACGAGGGGAGGCCTTGCGGTCATGAGCCGACTTCTTAGTCGGTTTCATGCCCGCCGTCATCGAACAGATAGCCGCGGCGTTCGTCCGCCCCCGTTGCAGAGGTTCGTCTCAGTGGATCGCTGCGAGCGGGCTCGCCTGCACGACGCGAATGACGACGGGCGCGCGGCCTTTGCGTCGCGCCATGCTCTCGGCGCGGGCATAGCGGCGGGCGACCGCGGAGATCACGCTGCGGACCCTGGAGGCGAGGGCGCGGGTGAGGCCGCCGTCGGACAGATCTTCCAGCCGGCTCTGGGCCGTGGGGTCGTTCGGTCGCAGCGACAGCGCTCGCTCGAGCAGCGCGCGGGCCCGGGTGGGCACGCGGGCGATCTCTTCCCAGCGCGCCGCGGCCGCGAGGAGGCGGTCGAACCTCGTGCGCTCGGGCAGGGCGAGAAAGAGCCGCTCCTCGGCCGCGAGCACTTCATTCCAATCGCCTGCCGCCGCGTGCAGGGAGACGATCGCCTCGAGCGCGGGTATGTGCCGCGGCACGACCTGCAGGGCGCGTCCATAATCAGCGAGGGCCTCCTCGGGCTCGCCACGCTGAGCGCGTATATTTCCAATGCTCACGTAAAGCTCGGCGCGGGTGGCGGCGTCGGAGGGGCCGGCCACGGCGAGCGCGCGTCGTAATGCTGCTAGCGCGCCCTCCGCGTCCCCGGCAGAGGCGCAGAGCTGTGCGAGGGCGCGGTGATGCGCGAGCTGCGTGAGGGGCGCCTCGGGCAGCTCCGGCGTGACTTCGCGCCGGTCGGAGGCGAGGGAATCGTGGTTGGATGAGGCTTTGGGGGCCGCGAGGAGCGAGGATTGATTCATGGTACTTCCTTGGGAGAGCTCCCTGGCGAGGCACCATGCTATGCCCCGGTGATCGGCCGGGCCAACAACTGGGCGATCGAAGGAGCCCCCGATGAAAGGCCATCAGGGGCTCCCCGACTCACGTCCACCGGCTACGCGCCGAGGCTACCAGCCGCCGTCGCATTCCGAGACGTAGGCTTCACACGCCTCGAAGTCGCCGACCCTGAGCACGACCTTCGCGGCATCCACGTCGACCAGGTGACGATTGCCGAAGCAGGCGGAGTCCAGCTCGTCGAGGTAGACCTCGCCCACGTACTCGCAGCTATTGACGCGATAGGCGCTGTCATCGATGCACACGTCGCCGAGGTACACATCCTTGACCAGGCCGACGCCATGGCCATTGCCCGGGAACTTCGCGCAGACCCCGTAGGCGTCGAAGAGCTCGATCTCGACGTGATGATCGTCATCGTAGAAGCCTTCGTACTTATCGTACCAGCCATCGTCGCGGAGATCGTATGCGTATCTCAAGGTCAGCGAGTCGCTGTCGATGCACGCGCGGAAGTTGAGAATATCGGGGCCGTACCAGTCGTCGTAGGCATCGCCACCGGCGATCGCCTGACCCGGACCGAGCATCAGTGCGGCAGAGGCAAAGACCAGCGACAGGGCGCGAAGCGAGCTATTCATCGGAAATCCCCCTTTGCGATACGTGCAAGTGGCGCAGCGGGCTCGTCTCGGCCGCGCTGCGTACGCTGGGGGGCATTGCAAGGAGGTGGCCCACCCGTGCGAGCGGCCCGGGCATTCCAGGCGTGCGGCGGGGAAGCGCGCGAGGGTGCGCGCGGGGAGCAGCGTCGCCGCTCCGGCGCTTCGATCAAGGGAATGGACGAACTACACCGTGCAATGCCGGGGCAGAGCGTGCCGGACGCGACCCGGTTTTCCGCCCCGGCAGGGGGAAATGGCCCCTCATTGAGGGATTTCGCTGGTGGGAACGGTCCAGTAGGGGCTGATGTTGTCGGCGCCGATGTCCTGACCGGGGAGCCAGACGGGTGGCGCGCTCGGATCGATGGCGGCGCCGCCCATCGTCGCGAGCTTCTGCTTGTCGATCGCGCCGATCCAGAGCTGCTTGCACTGCAGCACGCCGTTCTGCTTGCAGGCGGGGTTCGAGTTTGCCGCCGTCACCTTGTGGCCGTAATCGCGCTGGCTCGAGAAGACGACCCACAGATAATCGTTCGTGGCACCCGGCGCCCAGTGCGGCCAGGTGATATCGAGGTCGCCCTGGCCGTTCAGCTCCGCCAGGTCCACCGCGAACGTGCCCGCGGTGTCGGCGAGGAAGAGCCGCTGCCCCGGCGCGGCCGCGTTCGCGCCGTTGCGCCAGGTCGCCCGGGCGCCGTTGAAGACGATGTAGTCGCCGTTGGGCGAGAAGCTCGGGAAGAAGAAGTTGTTGTACGTGCCGCTCGGAAGCTGGATGGGCCCGGTCACGAGCAGCGAGGGCTCGCCGAAGACGTGCTGCCCCCCATCGTACGTGTAATCCATGAGCGCGATCGCACCCTCGGACAGATCGATCCACTGGCCAGGATAGGGCGTCGAGGAGAAGACGATCTTCTTTCCGTCGGGCGACCAATCCGGCATCAAGGCTGCCCGGGGCGTGCCCGCCGGCCCGTGGGTCGCCACCTCCGAGATGTTCGACGGTAAAAGCTCGCCCGTATCGGGATTGCGCAGCTCGAAGTGCGACGTGTTCGTGGTGACGATGGCGACGGACTTGTCGTCGCCGGGGAAGGGATATCCGATCGGCGAGAACGTGGTGTACGAGCCGGGGATCGCCATGTTGTTGGCGTCCACCTTGTCGACCCACTGCTTTGTGTTCTTGTCGTAACGCATGAAGCCGACGAAGATCTTTCCGCAATCGCCGCCGATGCAGCGGCTATAACCGATGCGGCTTCCCGAGCGCGAGACCGAGTGGCACGAGGTGCAATCGCCCTTCACCGCCGTCGGCGACGAGGTCTCGCCGAAGACCTGGCTCATGATGTTGCCCAGCGACGAGGCCCAGTAATAGAGCGCTGTCTTGTCGATGGTGTCGTGCGACAGCTTCAGCGCGATCGGCCCGCTCGCGTACTTCTGCGTCGGCGTGGACTGGGCGAGGGCCTCCACCGAGATCGCGAGCGACTCCCCCGCCGCGGTGCCCGCGACGGCCGTCCAATCGGCCGCGGAGAGCGTGGCCGTGATGTCGGTCGTGTAGATGTCGACCGAGAGGAACGTCGACGCGAGCGTCACGTGGAAGAGGTCGTTCTGCGCGGGCTGGTATTGCACCTCGATCGGCGGGATGTTGAGCGGCGCGACCGCGTGATCGAGCGGATAGAGCAGGGTCGGCGTCCGCGCCGGATCGTCGGCGAGCTGGGCGCTCGAGAAGACGTCCGCCGCCGCCTCCGAGGCGCTGCCGGACACCACCGTGCCCTTCACGTGCACCCCGAGCTGGCTATCGCCCTTGAGGCCGCTGCCGCAATCGGCGGAGACCGTCGTCTTGCCCCCGTGCGGCGCCGCCACGAGCTGCGCGCCCACCATGCTGCCGAAGGCCGGGGCGACGTAGAAGCTGCACGTGCTGGTGATGTCGGTCTTCTGGCCTCCGACGCTGGTGAACGCCTTGTAATCCTGCGTCGCGCTGCCGCCGAGCGGGACCGTGAGTTCGACCGAGGCGGGCTCGATCGTCACCGCGCCGTTCCCTCCGCCCGCGCCCCCGCCCGCGTCTCCGCCCCCTCCTGCGGTATTTCCGCCGCCTCCACCGCTGCTGCAAGAGGCGGCGGATGCGACGGCGGCGATGGTGACGGAGAGGCAGAGGAGCGAGGCGAGCGGGAGACGCATGCCGTCAGAATATCGACGGCGATTGCGCGGCACAAGGCGCGAACGCGCCGGCTATCCGAATCGCTCGAGGGCCTTGTCCACCGTCGGCAGGCGCGGCGCGCGCAGAAGGCCTCCCTCGAGCGGGGTGGCGGCGACAGGATCGACGAGGTGCGTCTCGGTGGGCAGATCGCCGAGGCCCGCGCGCAGCACGTCGAGGAGCACGCCGTCGCTCTCGGCGAGGTGCCAGTGCACGTTGTCGTGGTTCTCGGAGATGCTCGTCGACTCGCCGGGGCCGATGACGCGATCGATCGTCGGCTTGAGGATGATGGCGTCGGGCTCGTCGCGGACGCGATCGTAGTGGCGCACGCGGAACTTGCCGCGCAGCACGTAATGCATCGAGACCATGTTGTCGTGCGCGTGCGGCGGGTTCGCGCGGCCCTTGCGCAGCACGAAGAGCTTGGTGGCAAAGCCGGGCAAAGGCCCGCCGGGCAGATCGGGCGCGAGCGTCAAGACCGAGGCCCCGCGCGGGACGTCCGGCGTGCGAGCGAGGAGCGCGTCGAGGTCGATGCTTTCGCTCAGCTCGTCCGGGCTCACTTCCTGGAAGATGGAATCGAGGGCCCGCTGCCAGCCGGCGATGGTGATCTGGCCCTCGGCGAGGGCCTGCGAGGCGTCGTGCGCCCGGCGGGCGACCTCCTCGAAGGTGCGCCGCCTCGAGGTGACCACGGCGCGCCGGACGAGCGCGGCGCCTGCGAGCGATACGAGCCCCACGGCGAGGAGCCCTCCGAGCACGGCGCGGCGCCTCGGCTCGGCGGGGGCAGCGCTGTCGGTGATCAGGCTGCCGGGATCGGAGGGCGAGGGCTCGTTGGGCATGCGCTATTAACGAGGGAGTACGATAACGAGTGCCGTTTGTCAACTCATTGCGCTGTGCCGGGACGAATACGGCGGCGCTGTTCGTCAGGACGATGTGCCGCGGATCCACGTTGCAAGATCGCACAGCGCTTGCTTGCAGTTTTGAAAGTATGCAGCGAAGAGATAACAATCGTGCACCATTCCATCGTGCTCTCGGTAATCGAGGGGCACGCCGGCTTTTCGGGCGCGGTCCGCGAACGCGCGCACCTGATCGAGCAGCATCTCGGCCGTCCCGACCTCGACCCTGAGGGGCGGAAATCCGTGCAAATCGGCGTAGGCCGGGGAAATCAGCGGGTTCCTAGGATCGTGGGAGCCCACGTACTGCGCCACCCACCGATCGAAATCCTCGGGCGCGGCCCAGTCGCGGCTCGCGTTGGCCTGGAGGCTGCCCGAGCGATCGGGCAGATCGGTCCACGGCGAGAGCGCCGCCGCGCGCGAGGGCAAAGGCTCGCCCGCGTCGCGCAGCGAAGCGAGCAGCACGATGGTCAGGTTGCCGCCGGCCGAGTCGCCCGCGACGACGAGGTCCTCGGGGCGCACGCCGTCGGCGAGCAGGGCGCGGTAAACGGCGCGGGTGTCGTCGAGCTGGGCCGGGAACGGGTGCTCGGGCGCGAGGCGATAGTTCGGCGCGAAGAGCCGCGCGTCGCTCTCGAGGGCGAGGCGCATGAGCATCTCGGCGTGGGTGCGGCTCGAGCCTTCCATGAAGCCGCCGCCGTGCAGGTAGAGGATCGTGCGCGCGGGCGATTTGCCGCGGGGAGTGAACCATTCGCCGGGCACGCCGCCCACGGTGGCCTCGCGCCGCTCGACCGCGCGCCGCATGCGCCGCGCCTCGCGATCGCCGTCCTTGTCCTGGAGCCTTCGCCGCTCGGGCAGCGAGAGCGGGTCGAGCGCGCGCGAGCGGAGCGCGAGCACCCGGGTGAACACCTCGAAAGAAAAGCTCCACCCCGGGTAGAGCGGCCCCTGCCGCCGTCGCGACGAGAGCGTGTTTCCGAAGGCGCGAAGGACGAGTCCGAGCATCTTGGTCCTCGAATGACCGATCACTCTATCATGTCCTCGACCTCCTGAGCGAGAATCCGAGCCGGGACCCATGGCCTCTCCGGATACCACCCTCGCGCGAGCCCGGCGGCGTCAATCGATTGTCGCAAGCAGTGACACCGCTGTTGCCGAGCTGCCCGAACCATGGAACCATCCCGCCCGTGGCCACTCCGTTCGTCTTTCACGATTACCGCGGGCTCGTGCAGCTCCGCATCCAGACCCCCGAGGACCTCGAGCACATCCGCACGCTCGAGCCGGCGCGCTGGTCCTCGACGAGCGTGCCCGTCGATCAGCTCCTCTGCGATCCGGCGCTGCTCGACTATGTCGACGGGGACAAGAACGGCCGCATCCGGGTGCAGGAGCTGGTCGCCGCGCACGATTGGCTGCGCCTGCGGCTGAAGAACGCGCGGCGCATCGTCGACCGCACGGACACGGTTCATCTCGACGATCTCGACACGTCGCTGCCCGAGGCGGCGCAGCTCAAGCGGCTCG includes:
- the purE gene encoding 5-(carboxyamino)imidazole ribonucleotide mutase, coding for MTARPPLVGIIMGSSSDAPTLRKAAEILDRLEVPHEMRVVSAHRTPDLMFTYAEEAEARGLKVIIAGAGGAAHLPGMVAAKTILPVLGVPVQSKALSGLDSLLSIVQMPGGVPVGTLAIGEAGAKNAALLASEILALEDAALRERIRAFRAEQTKAALESQV
- a CDS encoding 5-(carboxyamino)imidazole ribonucleotide synthase; the encoded protein is MTNPALILPGRTIGILGGGQLGRMFAIAARRMGYRVHALDPARDCPAGQVADVEWIAPYEDVDTARRFAEAVDVVTFEFENVPSETLAAVSELKPVHPSPTVLDTCRHRLREKTFLEGHGFPVARFAAVQSVEELRGALARIGTPAVLKTATFGYDGKGQVRIDDPAEAARAFATMGQTLGVLEAFVPFSCELSVVIARGASGEMAAFPVTENRHARHILDVSVAPADITDRTRARAVELARDVAQALDVVGVLAVEMFHLGNGDLIVNELAPRPHNSGHYTVDACVTDQFEQQLRAVCGLPLGDPALLRPAAMANLLGDLWEEGEPRWEKSLAYPDVKLHLYGKAEARVGRKMGHLTAMAETGEKAAERVLAARRALVER
- a CDS encoding tetratricopeptide repeat protein, with translation MPRRSLRLAACTLTAALALSLVTSGCAVAYKRALERGDALAQAGDWDAAAASYEQASRLEPDRDEARSRLRAARQRQAARRVGTSRALIEQGKLAEAVPAACEAARLDPHSQEVRGAYFDARGRALAKAEALLAEDKPQDALALTGAVRQCDPNDRQANEIEGRLLDRIASRAYDRGLAFYEQKKKGNALLALREALGARPGYRDAAARAGAIQRELESEIRFYLVIDRAAGPPQSGVDARVEESLLRWKPDARHRLIAVSAKLPSPGAQGVRITPKIGPIAPGHEMQTLARSCEYVCGTDRVQNPDYDVASRKVAEAEARARTAEGEIKRAKRAVAKARRERDEQNRVHDGTEAELRRIRAERDRCIFTKSLKDCKPLEDQLAEAQRAHDAASSRLDELQLALRNAEGELSSAEFKKDNAQRDWQRSLGWLKTTPTTIAVDRVCTHNYGVSVHTFTASVSLALRAHVLGEPSPVDLPPTTHSTRSVDEAFPPESGRCAAVAAGDPLTPPALPAVEAALSARVVEEIQSHVGAWYGGYVDSYKTDHETAKAAGRVEDANEAYVRYLLVGPGLSP
- a CDS encoding tetratricopeptide repeat protein, whose amino-acid sequence is MNQSSLLAAPKASSNHDSLASDRREVTPELPEAPLTQLAHHRALAQLCASAGDAEGALAALRRALAVAGPSDAATRAELYVSIGNIRAQRGEPEEALADYGRALQVVPRHIPALEAIVSLHAAAGDWNEVLAAEERLFLALPERTRFDRLLAAAARWEEIARVPTRARALLERALSLRPNDPTAQSRLEDLSDGGLTRALASRVRSVISAVARRYARAESMARRKGRAPVVIRVVQASPLAAIH
- a CDS encoding alpha/beta hydrolase, giving the protein MLGLVLRAFGNTLSSRRRQGPLYPGWSFSFEVFTRVLALRSRALDPLSLPERRRLQDKDGDREARRMRRAVERREATVGGVPGEWFTPRGKSPARTILYLHGGGFMEGSSRTHAEMLMRLALESDARLFAPNYRLAPEHPFPAQLDDTRAVYRALLADGVRPEDLVVAGDSAGGNLTIVLLASLRDAGEPLPSRAAALSPWTDLPDRSGSLQANASRDWAAPEDFDRWVAQYVGSHDPRNPLISPAYADLHGFPPLRVEVGTAEMLLDQVRAFADRARKAGVPLDYREHDGMVHDCYLFAAYFQNCKQALCDLATWIRGTSS
- a CDS encoding TolB family protein; the encoded protein is MRLPLASLLCLSVTIAAVASAASCSSGGGGGNTAGGGGDAGGGAGGGNGAVTIEPASVELTVPLGGSATQDYKAFTSVGGQKTDITSTCSFYVAPAFGSMVGAQLVAAPHGGKTTVSADCGSGLKGDSQLGVHVKGTVVSGSASEAAADVFSSAQLADDPARTPTLLYPLDHAVAPLNIPPIEVQYQPAQNDLFHVTLASTFLSVDIYTTDITATLSAADWTAVAGTAAGESLAISVEALAQSTPTQKYASGPIALKLSHDTIDKTALYYWASSLGNIMSQVFGETSSPTAVKGDCTSCHSVSRSGSRIGYSRCIGGDCGKIFVGFMRYDKNTKQWVDKVDANNMAIPGSYTTFSPIGYPFPGDDKSVAIVTTNTSHFELRNPDTGELLPSNISEVATHGPAGTPRAALMPDWSPDGKKIVFSSTPYPGQWIDLSEGAIALMDYTYDGGQHVFGEPSLLVTGPIQLPSGTYNNFFFPSFSPNGDYIVFNGARATWRNGANAAAPGQRLFLADTAGTFAVDLAELNGQGDLDITWPHWAPGATNDYLWVVFSSQRDYGHKVTAANSNPACKQNGVLQCKQLWIGAIDKQKLATMGGAAIDPSAPPVWLPGQDIGADNISPYWTVPTSEIPQ